A part of Limihaloglobus sulfuriphilus genomic DNA contains:
- a CDS encoding tetratricopeptide repeat protein, translated as MKKIVRFRNMLYAGVLPAYFLIFAVCGVFGADIDFSLIDGQSVARCRIVYKDLSFEANVVLDAGQSGSVFLHENTGKMLEFASGDTLSMEFAGGAVLSNLKTTPMGLEFLEDLTKDFASELNEIPAVAMLGIDAFSGHTFTIDQARGKISLSNDPLTLEPQEPNVFAFNFERGRYGLVLNLKGPDGFDIKAGISTRRRETLIDTIAAELASDLDNNLGDISLGGITINDYTPLRATELSGGNPDMPDIILGNVFFESFAFSVDPVNDIIHFRQKIKTARSFPEQAFFDAVRDEDPDAIEEFINDSGRDNFYYQEAAASLAQMRLSQEPFDKSAWLRAVEHTVKAAQIERKSQVLINHCQSLRNSGKDPELVLVRQLLEQAKEWADDDINSRAPFEIQAQLGLAALELGEITQARRHMLSAVFGLPKEPRFNLWMGMVYEKMDKNLRAWSRYIISAMADDPPPEATPALDRLNNNIEFRKEFGMRDARELLEGHIPDFHPENRAQQRPAITTLEFFNSVDNPDCGAIALAVDGIGEYFSDYNVQVVKYHLSRPTGDPMETRISVTRADYYGVKTTPALFIDGKRVDLRGFKGMMPQDVFNGLLEGIENQDPAKRELMTNTTRKDGQIEVEFQPLVEGLEYQSAVLLVEGDVMSAGASGLWMYRNVVRHGIQSLFDEEKVTYTIPDVEALWEDIDTTIGQIEEKYSTSFITRPWYVDPDRCRIVVLIQEKESKRIVLSFEKAFEE; from the coding sequence TTGAAAAAAATAGTTAGATTTAGAAATATGCTGTATGCCGGTGTATTACCGGCATATTTTTTAATATTTGCGGTTTGCGGCGTTTTCGGGGCGGATATTGATTTTTCGCTGATTGACGGCCAGTCGGTCGCCCGGTGCCGCATAGTCTATAAAGACTTAAGTTTTGAGGCCAATGTGGTATTGGACGCGGGCCAGTCGGGCAGTGTCTTTCTGCACGAAAACACGGGCAAGATGCTTGAATTCGCTTCTGGTGATACCCTGAGCATGGAATTTGCCGGCGGGGCGGTTTTGAGCAATCTCAAGACAACACCTATGGGGCTGGAATTTCTTGAAGACCTGACCAAGGATTTCGCCTCCGAGCTCAACGAGATACCTGCGGTTGCGATGCTGGGAATCGATGCCTTTTCCGGGCATACTTTTACGATAGACCAGGCCAGGGGTAAAATTTCCCTGAGCAATGACCCGTTGACACTTGAGCCGCAGGAGCCCAATGTCTTTGCCTTTAACTTTGAGAGGGGCAGATACGGCCTTGTTCTGAACCTCAAAGGCCCGGACGGATTTGATATAAAGGCCGGCATAAGCACCCGCAGGCGCGAAACTTTGATAGATACAATCGCGGCGGAGCTGGCCTCGGATCTGGATAACAATCTGGGTGATATAAGTCTGGGCGGTATAACAATTAACGATTATACCCCGCTTCGGGCTACGGAATTGTCCGGCGGGAATCCCGATATGCCGGATATTATTCTTGGCAATGTGTTTTTTGAGTCGTTTGCTTTCAGTGTTGACCCTGTTAACGATATAATTCATTTCCGCCAGAAGATCAAGACAGCCCGCAGTTTCCCTGAGCAGGCTTTTTTTGACGCTGTCCGCGATGAGGATCCAGATGCTATCGAGGAGTTTATAAATGACTCCGGCCGGGATAATTTCTATTACCAGGAGGCCGCGGCAAGTCTTGCGCAAATGAGACTTTCGCAGGAGCCGTTTGATAAGTCTGCCTGGCTCCGGGCGGTAGAGCATACGGTAAAGGCGGCGCAAATCGAGCGCAAGAGCCAGGTTCTTATAAATCACTGCCAGAGCCTTCGAAACAGCGGCAAAGACCCCGAGCTTGTTTTAGTGCGCCAGCTTCTTGAACAGGCCAAAGAATGGGCCGATGATGATATTAACTCCCGTGCTCCGTTTGAGATACAGGCCCAGTTGGGGCTTGCGGCTCTGGAGCTTGGAGAGATAACCCAGGCCCGCCGGCATATGTTATCCGCGGTATTCGGCCTGCCCAAAGAGCCGCGGTTTAATCTGTGGATGGGTATGGTGTATGAGAAAATGGATAAAAATCTCAGGGCGTGGTCGAGATATATCATCTCTGCTATGGCTGATGATCCCCCGCCGGAGGCGACGCCGGCGCTTGACAGGCTGAACAATAACATAGAGTTTAGAAAAGAATTTGGAATGCGAGATGCCCGCGAGCTTCTTGAGGGGCATATTCCTGATTTCCATCCTGAAAACAGGGCTCAGCAAAGGCCGGCGATCACCACATTGGAATTTTTTAACTCTGTCGATAACCCCGATTGCGGCGCGATAGCACTGGCGGTTGACGGGATCGGCGAGTATTTCAGTGATTATAACGTCCAGGTAGTCAAATATCATTTGAGCAGACCAACCGGCGATCCGATGGAGACACGGATTTCTGTCACCAGGGCTGATTATTATGGCGTTAAAACCACACCGGCGCTGTTTATTGACGGGAAAAGGGTTGATTTGAGAGGTTTCAAAGGAATGATGCCACAGGATGTTTTTAACGGGCTCCTTGAAGGGATTGAAAATCAGGATCCCGCTAAAAGGGAACTCATGACAAATACAACCCGCAAAGACGGGCAGATTGAAGTTGAATTCCAGCCGCTTGTTGAAGGTCTGGAGTACCAGTCGGCTGTTTTGCTTGTTGAAGGTGATGTCATGAGTGCCGGCGCAAGCGGGCTCTGGATGTACCGTAATGTTGTCCGGCACGGCATACAGTCGCTGTTTGACGAGGAGAAGGTAACTTACACGATTCCCGATGTCGAGGCTCTCTGGGAAGATATCGATACCACAATCGGTCAGATTGAAGAAAAATACTCAACGAGTTTTATAACGCGGCCGTGGTATGTCGATCCTGACCGCTGCAGAATTGTTGTTTTGATTCAGGAAAAAGAATCCAAAAGAATAGTGCTAAGTTTTGAAAAGGCATTTGAAGAATAA
- a CDS encoding type II secretion system protein: MANTTTKLKIKAFTLIELLVVISIIAVLMAILMPAMKKARGQARRVHCMANLKNIGVGYHSYAMENDDYFPSSHVLGGHNFRVQKGYIMPNDPRGNKEIFGLNALFDDLKIIDASDKVWVCQDIGAKWMRPYGVTYAFSTAAILAKTKYFKFSARQFSKSPLCWDNFTSLPGTPAIPGAPRGSTVPTERRKYPHNYHTNKSKDGAKSINFLFMDCQVRASYVDGDTSSSGL; this comes from the coding sequence ATGGCAAATACGACGACAAAGTTAAAAATAAAGGCATTTACACTGATTGAACTTCTTGTAGTTATTTCAATCATAGCAGTACTTATGGCGATCCTGATGCCGGCTATGAAGAAAGCCCGCGGCCAGGCAAGGCGTGTCCACTGTATGGCAAACCTGAAAAATATAGGCGTGGGTTACCATTCCTATGCTATGGAAAATGACGATTATTTTCCCAGCTCTCACGTTTTAGGCGGGCATAACTTCAGGGTACAAAAGGGCTACATCATGCCTAATGATCCCAGAGGAAATAAAGAGATTTTTGGTCTGAACGCTCTTTTTGATGACTTGAAAATCATTGACGCTTCTGATAAAGTCTGGGTTTGTCAGGATATCGGTGCCAAGTGGATGAGGCCTTACGGCGTTACCTATGCTTTCAGCACCGCTGCCATACTCGCTAAAACGAAGTATTTCAAGTTCAGCGCAAGGCAGTTTTCTAAATCCCCGCTTTGCTGGGACAACTTTACATCTCTGCCTGGTACTCCGGCTATTCCCGGTGCACCAAGAGGCAGCACTGTTCCAACAGAGAGAAGAAAATATCCGCATAATTACCATACGAATAAGAGTAAAGACGGCGCGAAATCAATTAACTTTTTATTCATGGACTGTCAAGTTCGGGCATCCTATGTCGATGGCGACACCAGCAGTTCGGGACTTTAA
- a CDS encoding dockerin type I domain-containing protein, protein MRKKMSLVTLVLILAAGAFAAAPDNMYRVVPAEHTGLQELPSGVVVYSTLGACGYNDVTGDFYTVLFGSTGQSIRKFTPDVFGPVYYEPTDIVDDDPGYPSTIDDIYGSSWMYASASDLPRVANADWDFSTGVTDFNLGGYISAGGFVVNPAPVTVDGIDYEAGELALITQHWYVRHYDPTGTFRIYEHDYDKIALLYDLRRIGSPTTELPDYDTGQDGTGGTGELWGAFGQADWNDVFRPLVSARMLFDVSNTYLDYPELSTLDYTSSHVFNYMRQGCWASDASAVYFAGSHKHYDCLEEPDEPGVWTEDVYGGGIWKVNLSDMSIELLLPAMSTSSSDRISTEVWSIHTSVRDFTGGTRTGEQIIFEGTGQTGNEGGLLCVVDDGTGDTTTYTVVDAELMEDLRGGLDSVYGVTCDPDGNVYFTLGSRAAFKYDTEGRVYALNNRGQYMCYNGDNNLSITSTHVYRLQYHDDVYGYPVLTHMTQAGDDAVGGIVVTKPCDFDRDGDFDIDDLNFFRDQRIYNDSLEIVMEDPEDPESDVYIAELNFDTPTQATVDYFKADINGTSEDYESISGTYYAENKSVDEYDAKVLYQFATPGDINLDGVVDMTDYNLFIADYPKVDGTVYSWTDGDFSFDGNVDSADAALFCAYWDSPDASLLWDLLINGDLKPDNTVDFADIALFSANYPEVDSGYDSTWGEGDFNDDGDVTAADLLLAIDNWLIN, encoded by the coding sequence ATGAGAAAAAAAATGAGTTTGGTTACGTTAGTTTTAATTTTGGCAGCCGGCGCTTTCGCGGCGGCCCCGGACAATATGTACCGTGTGGTTCCAGCCGAGCACACAGGGCTGCAGGAGCTGCCTTCGGGAGTGGTTGTATATTCCACTTTAGGTGCCTGTGGTTACAACGATGTTACAGGTGATTTTTATACGGTGCTCTTTGGTTCTACGGGACAGAGTATCCGTAAATTTACTCCGGATGTCTTTGGCCCTGTTTATTATGAGCCAACAGATATAGTTGATGATGACCCGGGTTATCCCTCAACGATTGACGATATCTACGGTTCATCCTGGATGTACGCTTCCGCTTCGGATCTTCCCAGGGTGGCAAACGCAGACTGGGATTTTTCAACGGGTGTTACGGATTTCAATCTCGGCGGTTACATCAGTGCCGGCGGTTTTGTTGTCAACCCCGCACCTGTTACTGTTGACGGCATAGATTATGAAGCCGGCGAACTGGCCCTTATTACTCAACATTGGTATGTAAGACATTATGACCCAACTGGCACATTCCGTATATATGAGCATGACTATGACAAAATCGCCCTGCTATACGATTTGAGGCGCATCGGGTCCCCAACTACTGAGCTTCCCGACTATGACACCGGCCAGGATGGTACGGGCGGTACAGGCGAGCTTTGGGGGGCTTTTGGTCAAGCCGACTGGAACGATGTGTTCCGTCCGCTTGTTTCGGCAAGAATGTTGTTTGATGTATCAAATACCTATCTTGATTACCCAGAGCTGTCAACACTGGATTATACAAGTTCTCATGTATTCAACTATATGCGTCAGGGTTGTTGGGCGAGTGATGCAAGTGCGGTTTATTTTGCAGGTTCTCACAAACATTACGACTGCTTGGAAGAGCCGGATGAGCCCGGTGTCTGGACAGAAGACGTTTATGGCGGCGGTATCTGGAAAGTCAACCTCTCAGATATGAGCATTGAGCTGCTTCTGCCTGCAATGAGCACTTCCAGCAGTGACAGGATTTCAACCGAAGTATGGTCAATACACACAAGCGTAAGAGACTTTACCGGCGGAACCAGAACCGGTGAGCAGATCATATTCGAGGGTACCGGCCAGACAGGCAATGAAGGCGGACTGTTGTGTGTCGTTGATGACGGCACCGGTGATACTACTACTTATACAGTTGTAGATGCCGAGCTTATGGAAGATCTCAGAGGCGGCCTTGATTCGGTATATGGTGTTACATGTGATCCTGATGGCAATGTTTATTTTACACTTGGCAGCAGGGCTGCATTTAAGTATGACACTGAGGGAAGAGTTTACGCCCTTAACAACAGAGGCCAGTATATGTGCTACAATGGAGACAACAATCTCTCAATTACAAGCACCCACGTGTACCGTCTGCAGTATCATGATGATGTTTACGGCTACCCTGTACTTACACATATGACGCAGGCCGGTGATGATGCGGTCGGGGGCATTGTTGTTACCAAGCCCTGCGATTTTGACCGTGACGGTGATTTTGACATAGATGACCTGAATTTCTTCAGGGACCAGAGAATATATAACGATTCTCTTGAGATTGTTATGGAAGATCCGGAAGACCCCGAATCAGATGTCTATATAGCTGAGCTGAACTTTGACACACCTACACAGGCGACTGTTGATTATTTCAAGGCGGATATAAACGGAACCAGCGAAGATTATGAGAGTATCAGCGGGACGTATTACGCTGAAAATAAGAGTGTTGATGAATACGATGCCAAGGTGCTGTATCAGTTTGCAACACCCGGCGACATAAATCTCGACGGCGTTGTTGATATGACAGATTACAATCTGTTTATAGCGGATTATCCCAAGGTTGACGGCACTGTTTACAGCTGGACAGACGGAGATTTCAGCTTCGACGGCAATGTTGACTCTGCCGACGCAGCTCTGTTCTGTGCATACTGGGATTCGCCTGATGCGAGCCTGCTCTGGGATTTACTCATAAACGGCGACCTGAAGCCGGACAATACTGTAGATTTTGCGGATATTGCCCTGTTCAGTGCTAATTACCCCGAGGTTGATTCAGGATACGATTCGACCTGGGGCGAAGGCGATTTCAATGATGACGGTGATGTAACAGCGGCCGACTTGCTGCTGGCAATTGATAACTGGCTGATCAACTGA
- a CDS encoding transglutaminase-like domain-containing protein encodes MTSISVSERKCFIIIMLTVVSVLTLMPAFAAEDEAEYYALLMNGKKVGYSEHTRSRDGGKVTTSDKVVMTISRFGTSITVTQTETYFETAGGRPLGFRSVVEMGGMAQTFTGTVKDGRVVINTDSGLGVTEDTVAFDSDILFPEGMKLAIDQAGGIKPGAEFEFTSFVGSMKSTCKMTMRVGEKEPLVLPGGIKKLYRVESTENIAGMSVKSVSWLDDEQRMYKTNSKIAGMDVEMMLCDKEHALSKAEDFDIMRNFIIKAPAGLIDKFRENAGKITLAVESNDTEPIRIPENDNQTVRGKGKSLSVVYKPAKPDKVVPAAYEGSDSEILEALRPTVYVDFESEVINEMFASIEAKATDRWGTVQMITKFVNNSINSKDLSTGFATASQTAKTRRGDCTEHSVLTAALCRKAGIPCRMVLGLLYVEDYSGIESGFLGHAWNEVYVDKKWIYVDSTRPAEPGENIYIMLSTSQGEPADFLDMLDSFGRFDISSAR; translated from the coding sequence ATGACATCTATATCCGTCAGTGAAAGAAAGTGCTTTATAATCATAATGTTAACTGTAGTATCCGTATTAACACTCATGCCCGCGTTTGCCGCCGAAGATGAGGCCGAATACTATGCCCTGCTGATGAACGGCAAAAAGGTCGGCTACTCAGAGCATACCCGCAGCCGGGACGGCGGCAAAGTTACAACCTCCGATAAGGTGGTAATGACCATATCGCGTTTCGGAACGTCGATTACTGTAACGCAGACCGAGACGTATTTCGAGACCGCCGGCGGCAGGCCGCTCGGTTTTCGCTCGGTAGTGGAGATGGGCGGCATGGCCCAGACATTCACCGGCACGGTAAAAGACGGCCGGGTCGTTATAAATACTGACAGCGGTTTGGGTGTAACGGAGGATACGGTTGCCTTTGACAGCGATATTCTCTTCCCTGAAGGGATGAAGCTGGCGATAGATCAGGCCGGCGGCATCAAGCCCGGAGCCGAGTTTGAGTTCACCAGCTTTGTCGGCAGCATGAAAAGCACCTGCAAAATGACAATGCGGGTTGGAGAAAAGGAGCCGCTCGTTCTGCCCGGCGGCATAAAAAAGCTCTACCGTGTGGAAAGCACCGAGAACATAGCCGGCATGAGCGTGAAGAGCGTCTCATGGCTCGACGATGAGCAGAGAATGTATAAGACCAACAGCAAAATCGCCGGCATGGACGTTGAGATGATGCTTTGTGATAAGGAGCATGCCCTGAGCAAGGCGGAGGATTTCGATATAATGCGCAACTTTATTATAAAAGCGCCTGCCGGGCTGATTGACAAGTTCAGAGAAAACGCCGGCAAAATTACACTTGCCGTGGAATCAAACGACACAGAGCCGATCAGAATCCCCGAAAATGACAACCAGACGGTCAGGGGCAAGGGTAAATCTCTCAGCGTTGTATATAAACCCGCCAAACCGGACAAGGTTGTTCCCGCCGCGTATGAGGGGTCTGATTCAGAGATTCTCGAAGCGCTGCGGCCTACGGTTTATGTTGATTTTGAGTCCGAAGTAATAAACGAAATGTTTGCCTCAATTGAAGCAAAAGCGACGGATAGGTGGGGTACTGTCCAAATGATTACGAAATTCGTAAATAATTCGATAAATTCGAAAGACCTTTCCACCGGTTTTGCGACCGCGTCGCAAACGGCGAAAACCCGCCGCGGCGACTGTACCGAGCATTCAGTGCTGACCGCGGCACTCTGCCGCAAGGCGGGCATACCATGCCGCATGGTTTTGGGGCTGCTCTATGTCGAGGATTATTCCGGCATCGAGAGCGGCTTTCTCGGTCATGCCTGGAACGAGGTATATGTGGATAAAAAATGGATTTATGTTGATTCAACCCGGCCGGCAGAGCCCGGCGAAAACATATATATAATGCTCAGCACCAGCCAGGGCGAGCCGGCGGATTTTCTCGACATGCTCGATTCATTCGGCAGGTTCGATATATCCTCGGCGAGGTAG
- a CDS encoding type II secretion system protein: protein MYKRAFTLIELLVVIAVIALLMGILLPTLGRAKIIARRTICQSNLKQISLAFEMYCHDNNSTYIAADDPVSGGVWLWMGRGFRGWIKPYLDNSSGNTAVLSCPGDITAEDKYESTSYAYSMSFYYSPEQINSIDSTAGTYGTECPIKSTPQRRENVALASQKILCGEWLSNHDKKDGDMGWWCSIGSRNFVMADGSVVFLAAEDIEEANDGLPDPNLTRDGISGFDVKR from the coding sequence ATGTACAAACGAGCCTTTACATTGATAGAACTGCTTGTGGTAATAGCAGTTATCGCCCTTTTGATGGGCATTCTCCTGCCGACGCTTGGCAGGGCGAAAATTATTGCCCGACGCACAATCTGCCAGAGCAACCTTAAGCAGATCTCGCTGGCGTTTGAGATGTACTGCCACGACAACAATTCTACCTATATCGCCGCGGACGACCCCGTATCCGGCGGCGTATGGCTCTGGATGGGGCGAGGGTTTCGCGGCTGGATAAAACCGTATCTGGACAACAGCAGCGGCAACACGGCAGTGCTTTCATGCCCGGGCGATATAACCGCCGAGGACAAATATGAATCAACCAGCTACGCCTATTCCATGAGCTTCTACTACAGCCCCGAACAGATAAATTCTATCGATTCCACCGCCGGCACATACGGCACAGAATGCCCGATAAAATCCACTCCGCAGCGCCGCGAAAATGTCGCCCTGGCATCACAGAAAATTCTTTGCGGCGAATGGCTCAGCAACCACGACAAAAAAGACGGAGATATGGGCTGGTGGTGCAGTATCGGCAGCCGAAACTTCGTCATGGCAGACGGCAGTGTGGTTTTTCTGGCGGCAGAGGATATTGAAGAAGCCAACGACGGCCTGCCGGACCCGAACCTGACCAGAGACGGCATATCAGGTTTTGATGTAAAACGATAA
- a CDS encoding cupin domain-containing protein, with amino-acid sequence MPADKANIYDNIPNNLPDELIQTLCRGGGTRIERIISRGHESPEDFWYDQENDEWVIILRGGAVLEFEHGRQVQMRPGDYMNIPAHTRHRVVSTDSHNDTVWLAVHYNL; translated from the coding sequence ATGCCGGCAGACAAAGCAAACATTTATGATAATATCCCAAACAACCTCCCCGATGAGCTCATACAAACCCTCTGCCGCGGCGGCGGAACACGGATCGAGCGGATAATCTCACGCGGCCACGAAAGCCCGGAAGATTTCTGGTATGACCAGGAAAATGACGAATGGGTGATCATTCTCCGCGGCGGTGCAGTGCTGGAATTTGAGCACGGCCGGCAGGTTCAGATGCGCCCGGGCGATTATATGAATATCCCCGCACATACACGCCACCGCGTGGTATCAACTGATTCGCACAACGACACAGTATGGCTGGCGGTGCACTATAATTTATAA
- the thyX gene encoding FAD-dependent thymidylate synthase → MENKLSIEMLAVTPEAEKVIEQAGRTCYLSFERIGANSAPEFIQKLAAMGHESPFEHAQATFRIRNCSRAMTHQLVRHRLMAISQQSQRYVSETEFEYVIPETMPAEFVDDYKADMAAIQQMYNKWRRRGLKKEDARFVLPNACCSEIVVSANFREWRHVIKLRTSKKAQWEIRKVCTEILRLLKEAAPACFSDIE, encoded by the coding sequence ATGGAAAATAAGTTATCAATAGAAATGCTGGCTGTTACACCCGAGGCAGAAAAGGTAATCGAACAGGCCGGCAGAACATGCTATCTCAGCTTTGAGCGTATCGGAGCCAACTCAGCGCCGGAATTTATACAGAAGCTCGCCGCAATGGGGCACGAATCGCCGTTTGAGCACGCCCAGGCCACCTTCCGTATTCGAAACTGCTCACGGGCAATGACCCATCAGCTTGTCCGGCACAGGCTTATGGCGATCTCGCAGCAGTCGCAGAGGTATGTATCCGAAACAGAATTTGAGTACGTCATACCTGAAACGATGCCGGCGGAATTTGTTGATGATTACAAAGCCGATATGGCCGCGATCCAGCAAATGTACAACAAATGGCGCAGGCGGGGACTGAAAAAAGAAGACGCCCGTTTTGTCCTGCCAAACGCCTGCTGCTCGGAGATTGTCGTCTCGGCGAACTTCCGCGAATGGAGGCACGTGATCAAGCTGCGGACATCTAAAAAAGCTCAATGGGAAATACGCAAGGTATGCACCGAGATACTGCGTCTGCTGAAAGAAGCCGCGCCGGCGTGTTTCAGTGATATTGAATAA
- a CDS encoding YibE/F family protein, protein MKFTKNDLIITFIFAVVCISLLFVPTGFEDAASKEAFNVKARIVSADNSDFQVLGIVRVGTQFLEAELLEGPHKGKTISVINQMSGKLDIDEIYKPGEKALIEYRYNGDKTTGYTRGHYRLELEIILAVLFGIFLIIVAGPTGAKALLSFVFAALIIWKLMIPMFLKGMNPLPVAILIVAALTASVSFLVGGLTKKGLVTFIGSFSGLIFTCVLAFLFSSGFNIHGAVRPYAETLLYSGFPKLDLTIIFTCGIFIACSGAVMDLAMDIAASMHEIHQKRPDIHFWEHIQAGLRVGQSVVGTMTTTLLLAYSGGYTTMLMYYMGQGTPLCQFFNTNVIAAEVLNILVGSFGMVAVAPLSALTAGIVYHFKKKV, encoded by the coding sequence ATGAAGTTCACAAAAAACGACTTAATAATCACGTTCATTTTTGCAGTTGTATGTATATCGCTTCTGTTTGTTCCCACCGGTTTTGAGGATGCGGCTTCAAAAGAGGCTTTCAATGTCAAGGCTCGTATTGTCTCAGCAGACAACTCGGACTTTCAGGTTCTTGGCATCGTGCGGGTTGGAACACAGTTTCTCGAAGCAGAGCTTCTGGAAGGGCCTCACAAGGGTAAGACAATAAGCGTTATAAACCAGATGTCAGGCAAGCTTGATATAGATGAAATATACAAGCCTGGCGAGAAGGCTTTGATCGAATACCGATACAATGGCGACAAGACTACAGGCTACACACGCGGCCATTACAGGCTTGAACTTGAAATTATACTGGCGGTATTGTTCGGCATATTTTTGATAATAGTTGCCGGTCCGACAGGTGCAAAGGCACTTCTATCGTTTGTGTTCGCTGCTTTGATTATTTGGAAACTAATGATACCGATGTTCTTAAAGGGTATGAATCCGCTGCCGGTTGCGATATTGATTGTCGCGGCACTTACCGCATCGGTAAGTTTTCTGGTAGGAGGGCTCACCAAGAAAGGACTGGTAACATTTATCGGCTCTTTTTCAGGGTTGATTTTCACATGCGTATTGGCTTTTCTTTTTTCAAGCGGATTCAACATTCACGGAGCAGTCCGTCCATACGCAGAGACTCTTTTGTATTCCGGTTTTCCCAAACTTGATCTTACAATTATATTTACGTGCGGAATATTTATCGCATGTTCGGGAGCGGTTATGGATCTGGCGATGGATATCGCTGCCTCTATGCATGAAATACATCAAAAACGCCCCGATATCCATTTCTGGGAGCATATTCAGGCAGGCCTTCGGGTGGGTCAGTCAGTGGTAGGAACAATGACTACAACTTTGCTGCTGGCATATTCGGGAGGATACACCACTATGCTCATGTACTATATGGGCCAGGGAACGCCTTTGTGCCAGTTTTTCAACACAAATGTCATAGCCGCAGAAGTGTTGAACATACTTGTGGGCAGTTTCGGCATGGTAGCTGTAGCACCTTTGAGTGCCCTGACTGCCGGGATTGTTTATCATTTTAAGAAAAAAGTTTAA